A part of Phoenix dactylifera cultivar Barhee BC4 chromosome 2, palm_55x_up_171113_PBpolish2nd_filt_p, whole genome shotgun sequence genomic DNA contains:
- the LOC103708500 gene encoding RING-H2 finger protein ATL79-like has protein sequence MPSPIQTEAVLHSPPPHPSSPPSSPSNKWAPYSSAKDFDTNMATILVVLVCATILAFSLHAAARCLLSRCLRRRRHDDHHETPADEKGKSGSETAALAEALPSVVYTAETRLAGAEAECAICLAEFAEGEHVRVLPACNHGFHVKCVQAWLASRPSCPTCRATVAAGDLLEEP, from the coding sequence ATGCCGTCTCCCATCCAAACGGAAGCCGTTCTCCACTCCCCTCCGCCCCACCCCTCCTCCCCGCCTTCTTCTCCGTCCAACAAGTGGGCCCCGTACTCGAGTGCCAAGGACTTCGACACCAACATGGCCACCATCCTCGTCGTCCTCGTCTGCGCCACCATCCTGGCCTTCTCCCTCCACGCCGCCGCCCGCTGCCTCCTCAGCCGctgcctccgccgccgccgtcacGACGACCACCACGAAACGCCGGCGGACGAGAAGGGGAAGTCCGGAAGCGAGACGGCGGCGCTGGCGGAGGCGCTGCCGTCGGTGGTATACACGGCGGAGACGAGGCTGGCCGGGGCGGAGGCGGAGTGCGCCATCTGTTTGGCGGAGTTCGCCGAGGGGGAGCACGTCCGGGTGCTGCCCGCCTGCAACCACGGCTTCCACGTCAAGTGCGTCCAAGCCTGGCTCGCCTCCCGCCCCTCCTGCCCCACCTGCCGCGCCACCGTCGCCGCCGGCGACCTTCTGGAGGAGCCTTGA